The Plasmodium cynomolgi strain B DNA, scaffold: 0075, whole genome shotgun sequence genome window below encodes:
- a CDS encoding hypothetical protein (putative), with protein sequence EQEVDKLPSQIIYDAFDRRGACQVTRERKNCYDDIKNNVRGALQLGDWNRWKTDMTWANQIVENSSYACTKGRGSDPLYYDRCKFLYFWIGTKIKTMKNVRYTYFHTIMNAIYRHMENANFWDACTRPCMNLYPELKDELFEERKILFDYDYNYNYLEKSPECSAYVRTPNYTTHRREAEGAYALLCEHCRTNSNTYCTEFDRIYKKSGQYEKLPELVCTDVPRVKPKLTRTLGSELYSQEVYNLFDNECGDCQCNGRTGEVAAELVKCPGAKQYASAIVNAWHLASKIKEEKTEDGTICSFFYYWLADMLFRNCGLHSIPDIMGRIYHKLRKISAVNNCELLSTDDSMEKFERKKRVFDYSHDYMPVWEQLRTYYGYCKSTYPQVGRSTSQTYYNVNDMCKGNGSNSRYCTQFESKYGNYCEQKSEGLICKSVEEVKTAEEGSRAVFHVLGMSEKEPVSELYASAGTSGAPTVSSILAILAGISSITFLLYKVIITIISIMK encoded by the exons GAGCAGGAGGTAGATAAATTACCCTCACAGATAATATACGATGCGTTTGACAGAAGAGGGGCCTGCCAAGTAACTCGTGAGAGGAAAAACTGTTATGacgacataaaaaataatgtgagGGGTGCATTGCAGTTGGGAGACTGGAATAGGTGGAAGACTGATATGACATGGGCCAACCAAATTGTGGAGAACTCTTCCTACGCATGTAccaaggggagggggagcgATCCACTCTATTATGATCGTTGTAAGTTCTTGTACTTTTGGATTGGcactaaaattaaaacaatgAAGAATGTGAGGTATACCTACTTTCATACTATTATGAATGCAATTTACAGGCATATGGAGAATGCCAATTTCTGGGATGCATGCACACGTCCATGCATGAATTTATACCCTGAATTGAAGGATGAACTATTTGAGGAGCGCAAAATATTATTCGATTAcgattataattataattatctaGAGAAGAGTCCGGAGTGCAGTGCATATGTGCGTACTCCAAATTATACCACACATCGGAGAGAAGCTGAAGGTGCATATGCATTGTTATGCGAACATTGTAGAACTAATAGTAATACATATTGTACAGAATTTGATAGGATATATAAGAAAAGTGGACAGTATGAGAAACTACCAGAACTGGTGTGTACCGATGTACCTAGAGTAAAACCTAAATTAACG AGGACACTGGGGTCTGAGCTATATTCACAGGAAGTATACAATTTGTTCGATAATGAATGCGGTGACTGCCAATGTAATGGACGTACCGGGGAGGTTGCAGCAGAATTGGTGAAGTGTCCCGGAGCTAAACAGTATGCTAGTGCAATTGTCAATGCTTGGCATCTTGCAtccaaaataaaagaagagaaaacgGAGGATGGTACaatttgctcctttttctaTTATTGGCTGGCAGATATGCTATTCAGAAACTGTGGGCTTCATTCAATCCCAGATATTATGGGAAGGATTTACCATAAATTAAGGAAAATTAGTGCTGTAAATAATTGTGAACTCCTGAGCACTGATGACAGCATGGAGAAGTTCGAGCGAAAGAAAAGAGTGTTCGATTACAGTCATGACTATATGCCAGTATGGGAACAACTACGGACTTATTATGGATACTGTAAATCAACATATCCTCAGGTAGGCAGAAGTACTTCCCAAACTTACTACAATGTGAATGATATGTGCAAGGGTAATGGTTCCAATAGTAGATATTGTACCCAGTTCGAGAGTAAGTATGGGAATTACTGTGAACAGAAGTCAGAGGGGTTAATATGTAAATcagtggaagaagtgaaaaCTGCAGAAGAAGGAAGTAGAGCGGTTTTCCATGTACTGGGAATGTCGGAAAAGGAGCCTGTGTCCGAATTATATGCATCCGCCGGAACGAGCGGCGCTCCTACCGTATCTTCCATATTGGCCATATTAGCAGGAATTAGTTCCATTACTTTTctattatataaagtaataattacaattataagtataatgaaataa